The Salinispora tropica CNB-440 genome has a window encoding:
- a CDS encoding glycerol-3-phosphate dehydrogenase/oxidase codes for MDATLTGPRRDRELAELAGGVAVDLLVVGLGVTGAGVALDAASRGLSVAAVEAHDLAHGTSRWSSKLVHGGLRYLAHGQVGIAYESAVERHVLMTRTAPHLIRALPMLLPMTEDTAGWQDRAAAVGLRAGDLLRVCAGTTRRTLPGTRRLGPAEAGAMAPALRRVGLHGAHLSWDGQLCDDARLVVGLSRAAAARSARILPRARVVELHGDGATVEDTRTGETLHIAARAVINATGVWASSLTRHVRLRPSRGTHLVLPAALLGGLWAGLTIPVPGEFARYVLALPQTDGLAYVGLTDEPLVGPIPDVPEPTEADIAFLLDVLNSVLDRPLRRSDVLSAYAGLRPLLADATDRTADLSRQHAVIDDPDGIISVVGGKLTTYRRMAEDAVDTAVRRRDLTAGACRTRRLPLPGAASPARLARVPAPRRLIARYGVEAVNVLAEAPAHLHRPISAEIPVTGAELLWAARHELARTVDDLLDRRTRLGLVPAHRDAALPVAGEVLELAARR; via the coding sequence ATGGACGCTACGCTGACCGGGCCGCGTCGGGATCGGGAACTCGCCGAGCTGGCCGGTGGCGTCGCCGTTGACCTCCTCGTCGTCGGGCTCGGCGTCACCGGCGCCGGCGTGGCACTCGACGCCGCCAGCCGCGGCCTCTCCGTGGCCGCCGTCGAAGCCCACGACCTTGCCCACGGCACCTCCCGCTGGAGTTCCAAGCTGGTCCATGGTGGACTGCGCTACCTCGCCCACGGTCAGGTCGGCATCGCCTACGAAAGCGCGGTCGAACGCCACGTCCTGATGACCCGCACCGCCCCGCACCTGATCCGGGCACTGCCGATGTTGCTGCCCATGACCGAAGACACCGCCGGGTGGCAGGACCGTGCCGCGGCGGTCGGGCTCCGCGCCGGCGACCTGCTGCGCGTCTGCGCGGGAACCACCCGCCGGACCCTGCCTGGTACCCGACGGCTCGGCCCGGCAGAGGCGGGCGCGATGGCACCGGCGTTGCGCCGGGTCGGCCTCCACGGCGCCCACCTGTCCTGGGACGGCCAGCTCTGCGACGACGCCCGGCTCGTGGTCGGTCTGTCCCGCGCGGCGGCGGCGCGCTCCGCCCGCATCCTGCCCCGCGCCCGGGTGGTCGAGTTGCACGGGGACGGCGCCACCGTTGAGGACACCCGCACCGGGGAGACACTGCACATCGCCGCCCGCGCCGTGATCAACGCCACCGGCGTCTGGGCGAGCAGCCTGACCCGACACGTGCGCCTGCGGCCCTCCCGCGGCACCCACCTCGTGCTGCCCGCCGCATTGCTGGGTGGGCTCTGGGCCGGTCTGACCATCCCGGTCCCCGGCGAGTTCGCCCGCTATGTCCTCGCACTGCCCCAGACCGACGGCCTGGCCTACGTCGGGCTGACCGACGAGCCGTTGGTCGGACCCATTCCGGATGTGCCGGAGCCCACCGAGGCCGACATCGCGTTCCTGCTCGACGTGCTCAACAGTGTCCTCGACCGGCCGTTACGACGCAGCGACGTCCTGAGTGCCTACGCCGGGCTCCGGCCGCTGCTCGCCGACGCCACTGACCGTACCGCTGACCTCTCCCGACAGCATGCCGTTATCGACGACCCGGACGGGATCATCAGCGTCGTCGGCGGAAAGCTCACCACCTACCGGCGGATGGCCGAAGACGCGGTGGACACGGCGGTGCGTCGTCGGGACCTGACCGCCGGCGCCTGCCGTACCCGCCGCCTCCCGCTCCCGGGTGCCGCGAGCCCCGCGCGCCTGGCGCGGGTCCCGGCGCCCCGGCGTCTGATCGCCCGCTACGGTGTCGAGGCGGTCAACGTCCTGGCCGAGGCGCCAGCGCATCTCCACCGGCCGATCAGTGCAGAGATCCCGGTCACCGGCGCCGAGTTACTCTGGGCCGCCCGGCACGAACTCGCCCGTACGGTTGATGACCTGCTTGACCGCCGAACCCGCCTCGGGCTTGTTCCCGCCCACCGGGACGCGGCGCTGCCGGTGGCGGGTGAGGTCCTTGAGCTCGCCGCGCGACGGTGA